The Salmo trutta chromosome 27, fSalTru1.1, whole genome shotgun sequence genome includes the window GCAAATAAACCACCTAACAATCCTATAGTAGTTCAAACACACTAGCTCACTTGGCATACTACGTTACTACGTAAGCCATGAAATAATGTGATGTATTCACAAGTAGCTACATTCAGGCAATCAAAGGGAACATTATATCAACTGCACTATCTCTTAACCTCTCTTTCAGCCAACCTAGTTTTCCATCAAACAGTCGAGCGCATTCATGTGGGCAAGAAGTTTGGGGACATCCCCAGAGGAATCTTCATTGTGAGAGGAGAGAACGTTGTTTTGCTTGGTGAAATAGTAAGTATTCATCCAGGTCACCCTCttgttctttaaaagtgattATTTAGCCTTCCTCGTAGAGTATGCCTACACATAGAAATGTGTTTGTGTTAAAGTAGCCTGTTGATTAGACCAGTTAATTGAGTCTATAGCAGTTTTCCAATATGCTCACAAGATTCATTTTGCCTGAAACTTGAGTTGTCACCTTAGTTGCGTGGTTTACACACTGATCACACAGTTGATGATAATCAGTTGCTGGGGTTTACATGTGTGTGCCACTGCGATTGTTCTCCAGCAGGACGTGTGACATGTAGGTTTACAGTACGTTTGATATGGTGTTTCCCTCTTTAGGACATGGATAAGCCGTGTGACACAGTCTTGCAGCAGGTTTCTATAGAGGAGATCCTAGAGGAGCAGCGATTGCAACAGCAAGCCAAGCAGGAGACAGAGAAAGCCAAGGTGACTGCACTGAAGGACAGAGGCCTATCCATCCCCAAGGCAGATAATCTTGATGAATACTGAAGGCACTTCTGTTCTATTTTCCTCCGTTATACTAGACTTCCCAGTTCTATGTTGAATAGGGGATTATTTTGGCGATGGGGAGAAGAATGTGTGGTTTATAGATGAAGCAGCGTCACACTAAATACTGTACGGATTTCATTTTGATAATGGCTCATTGGTTCGAAAGCAAGCAATGATTTAAGTGATGCATTTTTGTTATATTTGATGACTGGCATAATGCAGGAATTGAGGGTAGACCACACAAACTAGATTGTCTGCAAGACTACATTTGATGCGATAAATCAATTAAATATAATTTTCATATCACAAAACGTATAACTTGTCAATAGTACATAACGATGGATTCTTTATGTTTGTGTAAACAGACTTAAACTGTAATGGTAAGATTTGTTTTCCATTAAAGCGTTTATTTTAATACGGAGGTCCACTTTGTAGAAATTGTAACAGGACTCTTGTGTATGACGATAGAACACTGTTCTACTTCATCAAGCACTACAGTTTGGGTTCATTCCTCCAGGCAACCGTTTTAACACAGATTCCCTGGACGATGTTTACTGTGGCACAGGTTGCAACTGAGCTACGACACTTCCTCACCAGTTGCGTTTCAATTAGCTCAAGTTGTGCCACGGTAAACCTCCTCAGGTGAGTCTGTGGTAAAACAGTGTACATACATTAAGGGTAGCTTTTGTACTTGGAGTTGATATGAAAGTAGACTGTTTAAGGTTCCCACAATCAAGGTTCAATTGACATTGTGTGGGATGTTAgtgtgggtcaaacaaaaacaccctaatTGGTTGACAATGCAGGTGCACGTGGCTATAGGGTGCAGTTGGTGTCTAAAGGGTATGGGAAAACTGAGACATGAACACGGATGCAATCATATGACATACATCATTGTCCATTTTTGTCCGTCAAAAATACAACTCATCTCCACTTTATTCGGATGTGTTCAGACTAGTTGCATACTTAAAAAGATGGACAAGTTGTGAATTTTTGGTCAGGAACTCTGTCATTCATCCGGTAACAGAAGACTCCCATTTGAAAAAGAATTGCGTCCATCTGGAATTTTCCTACACAAAATTGTAATGTGGCCATGGCCTAATGCAACACACATTGAAAGTTGGTGATCAACGATGGCCACCGACTGCAGAAAACTGATCTGGTCGAACACGCCCAGTGGTTGAGTTACTTTCAAGCATGTGGCACATTGATTGAATCATATTTGGATCCTTTGTTTTCTTTCTGGGTTATTAGGCCTACAGATGTTTTAGTTTTTTATACAATACTGCTCAATAGTTTCTCCTGTTGTGAATGGAAGGGGAAAAAGGAAGGGAGTGAAGGTAATACAAACACCCCCCCTAGTGTCCCAGGTGATGGTGCCAAATTCCCAAAAGAACTAataactaaacaaaaatataaacgcatgtAAAGTGTATTTCTCTGAAttgttcacaaatttgtttacatccctgtttgtgagcatttctcctttgccaagatggcaaagtgttggtcccatgtttcatgagctgaaataaaagatcaaagAAATGTTCCAaattcacaaaaagcatatttctctgaacatttgtttatatccctgtttgtgagcatttctcctttgccaaggtaatccatccacctgacaggtgtgtcattaagaagctgattaaacagcatgctcattacacaggtgcaccttgttctgtgaacaataaaaggccattctagaatgtgcagttttgtcacaacataatgccacagatgtctcgagttttgagggagtgtgcaattggcatattGACTACAGGAATttacaccagagctgttgccagagaattgaatgtccaTTTCACTACCATAAGCCCCCAGCAACattgtttttgagaatttggcagtacgtccacaccggcctcacaaccgcagaccacgtgtaaccatgccagcccaggacctccacatccagattCTTCatctgcaggatcgtctgagaccagctaccgggtcagctgatgaaactgtaggtTTGTACAACCCAAGAATTTATGCACAAACTGTCAggaaccgtctcagggaagctcatcgtcctcacaagggtcttgacctgactgcagtttggctttGTAAcggacttcagtgggcaaatgctcaccttggatggccactggcacgctggaaaagtgtgctcttcatggatgaatccggttttgactgtactgggcagatggcagacagcgtgtatggtgtcgtggGGGAGAGCGATTTGTGATGTGACGTTGTGAACAgactgccccatggtggggttatggtatgggctggcataagctacggacaatgaacacaattgcattttatcaacggtaatttgaatgcacagccataccatgacgagatcctgaggcctattgtaGTGCCTTTCATGCGCCGCCATCACCTcaagtttcagcatgataatgcacggacctatgtctcaaggatctgtacacaattcctggaagctgaaaacgttccagttcttccatcgtctgcatactcaccagaaatcacattttatttgtcacatgcgccgaatacaagagttgtagactttaccgtgaaatgcttacttacaagcccttaaccaacaatgcagttcaagaaatagagttaagaaaatatttactaaataaaataaagtaccACAAGAAATGTACTTAACaaaaacgaggctatatacagggggtaacggtaccgagtcaatgtgcatggATACAGGtgagtcgaggtaatttgtaaagtgaccatgcatagataataaacagcgagtagcagcagtgtaaaaacaaaggggggggggggtcaatgtaaatagtccaggtgaccattcgattaattgttcagcagtcttatggcttggaggtagaagctgttaaggagcctttgggTGATTGGAGTCTTTGAGAATTTTTTTaggacttcctctgacactgcctagtatatatgtcctggatgtcaggaagcttggccccagtgatgtactgggccgtacgcactaccctctgtagcgccttacataccaggcggtgatgcaaccggtcaggatgctttcaatggtgcagctgtagaactttttgaggatccatgccaaatcttttcagactcctgaaggggaaaaggtgttgtcgtgccctcttcactactgtcttggtgtgtttgggccatgttagtttgttggtgatgtgaacaccaaggaacttgaaactttcgacccgctccacttcagccccatcgatgtaaatgggggcctgttcggccctccttttcccaTAGTCCACGATTAGCTCCTTTGTCGTGCTCAGTTTGaaggagagtttttgtcctggcacgtctttgacctcctccctataggctgtctcatcgttgtcggcgatcagacctaccactgttgtgttgccagcagacttaatgatggtgttggagttgtgcttggccttgcactcgtgggtgaacagggagtacaggaggggactaagcacgcacctaCCCTTACCAGcctaccattaccacctgggggcggcctgtcagaaagtccaggatccagttgcagaaggtgtttagtcccagggtccttagcttagtgatgagctttgagggcactatggtgtttaacgctgagctgtagtcaatgaacagcattctcacacaggtgttcattttgtccaggtgggaaagggcagtgtggagtgtaattgAGATTGCAacatccgtggatctgttggggtggtatgcaaattggagtggatctagggtttccggcatgatggtgttgatgtgagccatgaccagcctttcaaagcacttcaatgtcactcattgagcatgtttgggatgctctggattgacgtgtacaacagcgtgttccagttcccgccaatatccagcaacttcgtacaACCATTGAAAAGTGggataacattccacaggccacaatcaacagcctgatcaactctatgttgcgctgcatgaggcaaatggtggtcacaccagatactgactggttttctgatctatgcatatctgtattcccagcagtggtggaaaaagtactcaatcgtcatacttgagtaacagtatagatacctttaatagaaaatgactcaagtaaaagtgagtcaccaaataaaatactacttgagtaaaagtctaaaagtatttggttttaaatatacttaagtatcaaaagtaaatggaatttctaaaatgtacttaagtatcaaaagtcaaagtataaattatttcagGGGCACACTGCAACACTAACACAAAATTTAGAAACatagcatttgtgtttagtgagtccgtcagatcagaggcagtagggattaccagggatgttctcttgataagtgtgtgaattggaccatttttatGTCAAAATgtagagtacttttgggtgtcggggaaaatgtatggagtaaaaaataaattattttctttaggaattttgtgaagtaaaagttggcaaataTATAAAtcgtaatgtacagataccccaaaaaactacttaagtagtactttagtacttaaagtattttacaccactgatttccagtcatgtgaaatccatagattagggcctacataatgtatttgaattgactgatttccttatattatcTGTAACTCAGTagcatctttgaaattgttgcatttatatttttgttcagtgtatataaatatattgtAGACAGGCAGAGCATCACCAATGGTATAAATATAGTCTACTGGTAGGTCTATGAGATCTTGAGATTATACGATTTTGTATTTAATCAGTTTTTCATAATTATGTCAATTAAATAGAACTAGGTTAGGTTATCCAAACCATGTCAGATGAAAAACAGCATATGACAGCCAGACACGCATACTCTATGGACGTCACTAGCGTCTATACcaaagaggaagaggcgaagagAGGGAAAActgggcccaaaatctgtcttctccagcaggtgaCGTTTTTTCCCCTTCACTAATCAAGTGAGGAGTATTtatatggaggtcaatgagagagttGGAATTTGGTGAACAAAAAATTGAATTGCTTATTTGATTCGTGTGGCTGATTGATCGAATAGACGTTTCGTTATGCTTATGTTGTTATGAGTGCCCTGATATACGTAGAACATGTGACTTCCGGGCAactttgagaagaaaaaaaactttatatcggagttgtgcctgttgttcacccgatatctgccctctcattggctagaatggcccCACCTGATCTTGACTCCTCCCGACTGACTTCCATTTTTGAAGAAAATTATTTCCAATGTTTGAGCGGCCActtgagtatctggtcaatataaagGATAATACGTGTATATAACCACAAAGTAATAAGCCCTGCGCATTtatacaatttatcttcttaaaataaGATTTTAAATCAACATTAACCACACTGCAagccttatgcctaaccctaaccttaaatgaagacaaaaaagcacatttttgttgcaAATTTGACTTTGTGGATATAGAAGTTAGTGGAAACCAATACTCTTAACGTACATACGTCATGGGCCAAATCCGAATGGATGTGTGTGCAACGGGCGGTGGAATGGAATATTGGAACCAATTTGGTGGTTGAAAATTAGCGAACCCCTACTACAAATCACTCAATTTATATAGGCTGTGCGCTTAGCCCCCTGCAAGATATCCAAATGTAACCGAAATATTGACCAGACACACGCGGTAAACTGCTTGAAGCTTCGCCAAACGTGGGGGATATTGATGGCCCAACCAAAAGAAAAAAACAAGCCCATTTTTTTTGTATTAAGCCTTTGCACCGAGAGGGGGAGCACCTTGATGTTCTAGTACACTTCACCAACTCCCCCCAGTGCTACTGTGCTGTGCTTCAGCCGCTGTTAGGAATGCCTTTCTAAATGATGTAGGTCTGCCGTGGTGTCGGGCTGTATTGATGGCTCAACCGTGATCTATCCTTTGATGGGATTCCGCGCCAAATTACGCACGAAACACAACGGTCTTCGGAATTGGAATGGAAATGCCCTCCCAACGCTGCATTCGGAGCCGAAGATATGAACCATGCCTAGTTAATTTTACAAGGCTTTCTCCTTTAGCCAGTGTGTAGACCGTGAACGAGtttgaaatgtatacattttattCGGATTTGGAATAAAACGAAAAGcaattcatccgtgaagagcgaGGTGTTGCTGTCGATTTATTTTTTATCTATTCAGCAAATATCAAAGGATTTTAGATGGAACTGGAGAATATTGTGGCCAATACGGTACTGCTAAAAGCAAGAGAAGGTAGGTCTTCAAGCAGCCTAACACAATTACTGGACAATTTTTACGCATAGAAGTGGTTTCGAATTCCATGTGGCGAATGCTACAGTGATGTAATCTACTTTGGCTGAGAACATGATATTTATACAGATGCTATGCTCTTCAATCGAGCCTATAacatacatcatcatcatcaatatcaaACAACATGTTTTATTGGTTCATTCTAGGCTTTTAAACCGTATATTAAGTCTCCTTATCGCCATTGATTTCCATAGCCTATGTTCAGGCCTAATATCAGTTTGACAGCTCTCACGTTACGGTGTGGGCAAAGGTCTTCCAAATGTAACAAAACATCTAAATCAAATTGTTGACTATGTGATTTATGATTAGACTATTGAGCAGCGATGAAACTGTAATAATTCAGCATTGCTAGAACTGGGGTCAAACTCTGATCAGATGATAATTTGCTTCAGTTGGCACATTTATGAAGAAATGACTTGATCTGAATCTAAGTGGCCATGGTGGTCTCCGTGCAGCGAAATGCAGCCTGTTCCAATTCGCGACCCCAAACAACCCTGCGATTGGACACTTAGGCTCTGCCAATTTCATATTTACCGACTGTTTGCATCTGTGTTCAGCAGGTGGACAGTTTCAGAGTCGGGCTGCTTGTTGTTGACATTCTTTGATCAAACACATACGCCTATACCTTCACTTTAGACTCAACCACTGATCGAACTGCTGAAATTAATCACACTACCTTAGGTTACTAATGAGAACGTTTTGGCTCTTATCTCGTGTTAATGCTGCAAGCTTCCGTCTATCTGAATAAATATTACAGAATCTGACAAGGCTGTGTTGCTCTTACTCAGAGAAGCACACCCACACTGTTGTGCATGGTGTAATGTGTCTATGGGTTCTTTGGGCTGCATTGGGTCACAGACAGAGACTGATGTTTGCAGTCAGTGTACCACTTCTGTACAAGGGTCCTTTGTTGTTTTGAAATGCTGTTTGAAACCATCTTATTACAATGTAAAGAAACACCAGATCACAGATGATTCCAAAGAAAATCAGAGCATCAATCATAATCTCTATAGCACAAGTCAAGTATTTGGCAACCAGTCCTCAGGTGATCCAAGAAGATTAAAACCCAGTGGGGAACCGTGAGGCCtaaggattaaaaaaaatatatatattctccaaaggtagccaccctttgccttgatgacagctttgcacacttggcagtctctcaaccagcttcataaggtagtcaccaggaatgcatttcaataaacaggtgtgccttgttaaaagttaatttgtggaaattctttccttaatgcatttgagccaatcagttgtgttatgcgacggtaggggtggtatagataagatagccctatttg containing:
- the lsm1 gene encoding U6 snRNA-associated Sm-like protein LSm1, giving the protein MNYMPGTASLIDDIDKKHLVLLRDGRTLIGFLRSIDQFANLVFHQTVERIHVGKKFGDIPRGIFIVRGENVVLLGEIDMDKPCDTVLQQVSIEEILEEQRLQQQAKQETEKAKVTALKDRGLSIPKADNLDEY